From one Nycticebus coucang isolate mNycCou1 chromosome 14, mNycCou1.pri, whole genome shotgun sequence genomic stretch:
- the MS4A15 gene encoding LOW QUALITY PROTEIN: membrane-spanning 4-domains subfamily A member 15 (The sequence of the model RefSeq protein was modified relative to this genomic sequence to represent the inferred CDS: deleted 2 bases in 1 codon) produces MSEAPASNGVFVVIPPSNASGLHPPPAILPTSMCQPPGIVQFEEPPLGTQTPRAIQPPDLQPMETFLTGEPKALGTVQILVGLIHLGFGSVLLMVRRGRAGMLFIESGVPFWGGACFLISGSLSVAAEKNRTSFLVRSSLSINILSAMAAFAGTAILLMDFGVTNWDVGRGYLAVLTIFTILEFFIAVIATHFGCQATRAQANAPVMFLPNAFSTDFNIPSPAASPPPAYDNVAYAQGVVRVAGWDSRRLECSLSPPHLVASPAVPPTHSYLLWHLRGASPRVSVLHLSPAVSILKDSRLMSKVLRLPEPCHPSRDTPMCISLCSSGEQWRLKFMAYHGPQAVRNVSKLRSPEGS; encoded by the exons ATGTCTGAAGCTCCTGCCAGCAATGGGGTATTTGTTGTCATCCCACCCAGCAACGCCAGTGGCCTCCACCCACCTCCAGCCATTCTGCCCACCTCCATGTGCCAGCCTCCGGGGATTGTGCAGTTTGAGGAGCCCCCCCTGGGGACACAGACACCAAGGGCCATCCAGCCACCTGACCTACAACCCATGGAGACTTTCCTGACAGGAGAGCCCAAAGCTTTGGGG ACGGTGCAAATCCTGGTCGGCCTCATCCACCTGGGCTTCGGCAGCGTGCTGCTCATGGTCCGCCGCGGCCGCGCAGGAATGCTGTTCATCGAAAGCGGCGTCCCTTTCTGGGGTGGAGCCTGC TTCCTCATCTCTGGGTCCCTCTCAGTGGCAGCCGAGAAGAACCGCACCAGCTTCTTG GTGAGGAGCAGCCTGAGTATCAACATTCTCAGCGCCATGGCCGCCTTTGCTGGGACAGCCATTCTGCTCATGGATTTTGGTGTCACTAACTGG GATGTAGGCAGGGGCTATCTAGCTGTGCTTACTATCTTTACCATCCTGGAGTTCTTCATTGCAGTCATCGCGACCCACTTTGGGTGCCAAGCCACCCGCGCCCAAGCCAATGCG CCAGTGATGTTCCTGCCAAACGCCTTCAGCACAGACTTCAACATCCCGAGTCCGGCAGCCTCTCCGCCCCCTGCCTATGACAATGTGGCG TATGCCCAAGGAGTCGTCCGAGTAGCAGGCTGGGACTCCCGCAGGTTGGAGTGTAGCCTTTCTCCACCCCACCTTGTTGCTTCCCCAGCTGTACCCCCAACTCACTCCTACCTACTGTGGCACCTGCGGGGGGCATCCCCAAGGGTGTCTGTCCTACACTTATCTCCAGCAGTTTCTATCCTAAAAGACAGCAGGTTGATGTCAAAGGTCCTTCGGCTCCCTGAGCCCTGTCACCCTTCCAGGGATACCCCCATGTGCATTTCTCTCTGCTCATCTGGGGAACAATGGAGACTCAAGTTCATGGCCTACCATGGCCCTCAGGCTGTGAGAAATGTCAGTAAGCTCAGATCACCTGAAGGGAGTTGA